In a single window of the Papaver somniferum cultivar HN1 chromosome 8, ASM357369v1, whole genome shotgun sequence genome:
- the LOC113302462 gene encoding uncharacterized protein LOC113302462 isoform X3, with product MEVRGGMPKSLAIQKAKLRKRRELRRQWLGNRIDWRKLIFFVAIMTTAAAVLQIIILPYPVWFLVPPATISSYEASNNTTSVQSNLPVERVELFQPVGVSSLTNTTKAVEEGKPRASRRRRRRRRVKTKQKPEEPIFPPPPPRVVTAWQRYVWSLPPNEALIYAR from the exons ATGGAAGTTCGAG GAGGAATGCCTAAGTCGCTTGCTATCCAAAAGGCGAAATTAAGAAAGCGAAGAG AACTAAGGCGGCAATGGTTGGGGAACAGAATCGACTGGAGAAAGTTAATATTCTTTGTAGCCATCATGACGACAGCAGCGGCTGTCTTACAGATAATTATACTTCCATATCCTGTCTGGTTTCTCGTACCTCCAGCAACAATTTCATCTTATGAAGCCTCGAATAATACTACAAGTGTTCAGAGTAATCTTCCCGTTGAGCGGGTTGAGTTATTTCAACCTGTTGGTGTTAGTAGTTTAACGAACACGACAAAAGCGGTCGAGGAAGGGAAACCCAGAGCTTCCCGacggaggaggaggagaaggaggGTTAAGACTAAACAGAAACCTGAAGAGCCAATttttcctccaccaccacctagaGTTGTTACCGCTTGGCAG CGATATGTTTGGTCCCTTCCACCTAATGAAGCACTAATTTACGCCAGGTAG
- the LOC113302462 gene encoding uncharacterized protein LOC113302462 isoform X1, which yields MEVRGGMPKSLAIQKAKLRKRRELRRQWLGNRIDWRKLIFFVAIMTTAAAVLQIIILPYPVWFLVPPATISSYEASNNTTSVQSNLPVERVELFQPVGVSSLTNTTKAVEEGKPRASRRRRRRRRVKTKQKPEEPIFPPPPPRVVTAWQVSFHKLRPCLVSYEYLDDAKF from the exons ATGGAAGTTCGAG GAGGAATGCCTAAGTCGCTTGCTATCCAAAAGGCGAAATTAAGAAAGCGAAGAG AACTAAGGCGGCAATGGTTGGGGAACAGAATCGACTGGAGAAAGTTAATATTCTTTGTAGCCATCATGACGACAGCAGCGGCTGTCTTACAGATAATTATACTTCCATATCCTGTCTGGTTTCTCGTACCTCCAGCAACAATTTCATCTTATGAAGCCTCGAATAATACTACAAGTGTTCAGAGTAATCTTCCCGTTGAGCGGGTTGAGTTATTTCAACCTGTTGGTGTTAGTAGTTTAACGAACACGACAAAAGCGGTCGAGGAAGGGAAACCCAGAGCTTCCCGacggaggaggaggagaaggaggGTTAAGACTAAACAGAAACCTGAAGAGCCAATttttcctccaccaccacctagaGTTGTTACCGCTTGGCAGGTAAGCTTCCATAAACTTCGTCCGTGCTTGGTTTCCTATGAATATTTGGATGATGCTAAGTTTTGA
- the LOC113302462 gene encoding uncharacterized protein LOC113302462 isoform X2 — translation MEVRGGMPKSLAIQKAKLRKRRELRRQWLGNRIDWRKLIFFVAIMTTAAAVLQIIILPYPVWFLVPPATISSYEASNNTTSVQSNLPVERVELFQPVGVSSLTNTTKAVEEGKPRASRRRRRRRRVKTKQKPEEPIFPPPPPRVVTAWQVEVHMFGPFHLMYGGFVQY, via the exons ATGGAAGTTCGAG GAGGAATGCCTAAGTCGCTTGCTATCCAAAAGGCGAAATTAAGAAAGCGAAGAG AACTAAGGCGGCAATGGTTGGGGAACAGAATCGACTGGAGAAAGTTAATATTCTTTGTAGCCATCATGACGACAGCAGCGGCTGTCTTACAGATAATTATACTTCCATATCCTGTCTGGTTTCTCGTACCTCCAGCAACAATTTCATCTTATGAAGCCTCGAATAATACTACAAGTGTTCAGAGTAATCTTCCCGTTGAGCGGGTTGAGTTATTTCAACCTGTTGGTGTTAGTAGTTTAACGAACACGACAAAAGCGGTCGAGGAAGGGAAACCCAGAGCTTCCCGacggaggaggaggagaaggaggGTTAAGACTAAACAGAAACCTGAAGAGCCAATttttcctccaccaccacctagaGTTGTTACCGCTTGGCAG GTAGAGGTCCATATGTTTGGTCCCTTCCACCTAATGTATGGAGGGTTCGTCCAATATTAG